In a single window of the Carassius carassius chromosome 26, fCarCar2.1, whole genome shotgun sequence genome:
- the LOC132105426 gene encoding glutamate receptor ionotropic, kainate 2, which yields MVMKRMMMMMVVLPGLVIRLTVVMFVAGSSGMPHVLRFGGIFESIESGPSGPEELAFKFALNTINRNRTLLPNTTLTYDIQRINVFDSFEASRKACEQLSLGVAAIFGPSHSSSANAVQSISNALGVPHIQTRWKHQVSDNRDSYYISLYPDFCSLSRAILDLVHFFRWRTVTVVYDDSTGLIRLQELIKAPSRYNIRLKIRQLAADTKDAKPLLKEMKKAKEFHVIFDCSHVMAAWILKQALSMGMVTEYYHYIFTTLDLFALDMEPYRFSGVNMTGFRILNTESPQVTSIIEKWSMERLQAPPKPDSGLLDGFMTTDAALMYDAVHVVAVAVQQSPQITVSSLQCNRHKPWRFGGRFISFIKEASWDGLTGRILFNKTNGLRTDFDLDVISLKENGLEKIGTWDPPRGLNMSENHKSKITNITDSLSNKSLRVSTILEEPYVMFKKSDKPLYGNDRFEGFCVDLLRELSGILGFRYEIRLVEDGRYGAFEESTGQWSGMVRELMDHKADLAVAPLTITYVREKVIDFSKPFMTLGISILYRKPNGTNPGVFSFLNPLSPDIWMYILLACLGVSCVLFVIARFSPYEWYNPHPCNPESDVLENNFTLLNSFWFGVGALMRQGSELMPKALSTRIVGGIWWFFTLIIISSYTANLAAFLTVERMESPIDSADDLAKQTKILYGLVEDGATMTFFKKTKISTYDKMWEFMNSRRQSVIVKSVEEGIHRVLTSDYAFLMESTTIEFVTQRNCNLTQIGGLIDSKAYGVGTPMGSPYRDKITIAILQLQEEGKLHMMKEKWWRGNGCPEEESKEASALGVQNIGGIFIVLAAGLVLSVFVAVGEVLYKSKQNAQIEKRSFCSVMVEELRVSLKCQRRRKQKPQPPAIVKTEEVINMHTFNDRRLPGKETMA from the exons ATGGTGAtgaagaggatgatgatgatgatggtggtgttaCCGGGGCTCGTGATCAGACTGACGGTGGTGATGTTCGTCGCCGGTTCGAGCGGAATGCCGCACGTGCTGAGATTCG GGGGCATTTTTGAGTCGATAGAGAGCGGCCCGTCCGGACCAGAGGAGCTGGCCTTTAAATTCGCTCTAAACACCATCAACAGGAACCGAACGCTTCTGCCCAACACCACACTGACCTACGACATCCAGAGAATCAACGTGTTCGACAGCTTCGAGGCCTCCAGGAAGG CCTGCGAGCAGCTGTCCCTGGGCGTGGCTGCAATCTTTGGCCCCTCCCACAGCTCGTCAGCCAATGCGGTGCAGTCGATCTCGAACGCTCTGGGCGTGCCTCACATCCAGACGCGCTGGAAGCACCAGGTGTCTGATAACAGAGACTCGTATTACATCAGTCTGTATCCAGACTTCTGCTCGCTCAGCCGGGCCATCCTGGACCTCGTGCACTTCTTCAGGTGGAGGACGGTGACGGTGGTGTATGACGACAGCACCG GTCTCATCCGCCTGCAGGAGCTCATTAAAGCTCCGTCCAGATACAACATCCGTCTGAAGATCCGGCAGCTGGCCGCCGACACCAAAGACGCCAAACCACTGCTGAAGGAGATGAAGAAAGCCAAGGAGTTCCACGTCATCTTCGACTGCAGCCACGTGATGGCGGCCTGGATCCTCAAACAG GCTCTTTCAATGGGAATGGTGACGGAATACTATCATTACATCTTTACAActctg GACCTGTTTGCTCTGGATATGGAGCCGTATCGCTTCAGTGGAGTGAATATGACTGGTTTCCGCATCTTGAACACCGAGAGTCCGCAGGTGACCTCCATCATCGAGAAGTGGTCCATGGAGCGACTGCAGGCTCCACCCAAACCTGACTCGGGCCTGCTGGACGGGTTcatgacg acggaCGCTGCGCTGATGTACGATGCGGTTCATGTGGTTGCGGTGGCCGTCCAGCAGTCGCCGCAGATCACCGTCAGCTCGCTGCAGTGCAACCGACACAAACCCTGGCGCTTCGGAGGACGATTCATCAGCTTCATTAAAGAG GCATCATGGGATGGACTGACGGGTCGAATCCTCTTCAACAAAACCAACGGCTTGAGAACGGACTTCGACCTGGACGTGATCAGTCTTAAAGAGAACGGACtcgagaag atcgggacgtgggatCCTCCGCGGGGACTAAACATGAGCGAGAATCACAAGAGTAAAATCACCAACATCACAGACTCACTGTCCAACAAATCACTGCGTGTGTCTACAATactg GAGGAGCCCTACGTCATGTTTAAGAAGTCGGATAAACCTCTGTACGGGAACGACCGCTTCGAGGGATTCTGCGTGGATCTGCTGCGGGAGCTCTCGGGAATCCTGGGCTTCCGTTACGAGATCCGGTTAGTGGAGGACGGCAGATACGGAGCGTTTGAGGAGAGCACGGGGCAGTGGAGCGGCATGGTGCGCGAGCTCATGGACCAC AAAGCAGACCTGGCCGTGGCTCCGCTGACCATCACATACGTGCGAGAGAAGGTGATTGACTTCTCCAAACCCTTCATGACCCTGGGCATCAGCATCCTGTACCGCAAACCCAACGGCACCAACCCCGGCGTCTTCTCCTTCCTCAACCCTCTGTCCCCTGACATCTGGATGTATATTCTGCTGGCTTGCTTGGGTGTCAGTTGTGTGCTGTTTGTCATAGCCAG GTTCAGTCCGTACGAGTGGTATAACCCTCACCCCTGTAACCCCGAGTCAGACGTGCTGGAGAATAACTTCACGCTGCTCAACAGCTTCTGGTTCGGTGTTGGCGCTCTCATGCGGCAAG GCTCGGAGCTGATGCCCAAGGCTCTGTCCACTAGGATCGTGGGAGGAATCTGGTGGTTCTTCACCCTCATCATCATCTCGTCCTACACTGCAAACCTGGCCGCCTTCCTGACGGTGGAGCGCATGGAGTCACCCATCGACTCGGCCGACGACCTGGCCAAACAAACCAAGATCCTGTACGGCCTGGTGGAGGACGGCGCCACCATGACCTTCTTCAAG AAAACCAAGATCTCGACGTATGATAAGATGTGGGAGTTCATGAACAGCCGGCGTCAGTCTGTGATCGTGAAGAGCGTGGAGGAGGGCATCCATCGCGTGCTGACGTCTGACTACGCTTTTCTGATGGAGTCCACCACCATCGAGTTCGTCACGCAGCGAAACTGCAACCTGACGCAGATCGGCGGCCTGATCGACTCCAAGGCGTACGGCGTGGGGACACCCATGG GCTCGCCGTATCGGGACAAGATCACCATCGCCATCCTGCAGCTGCAGGAGGAGGGCAAGCTGCACATGATGAAGGAGAAGTGGTGGAGGGGGAACGGCTGTCCGGAGGAGGAGAGTAAGGAGGCCAGTGCCCTCGGCGTACAGAACATCGGCGGCATCTTCATCGTCCTCGCCGCCGGCCTGGTGCTGTCCGTGTTCGTGGCCGTCGGCGAGGTGCTGTACAAATCCAAACAGAACGCGCAGATCGAGAAG